The genomic DNA GTAACGTATCATTACTTCTTATAAAAGACTACCATATTTTAAAATTTGCGTCAATTAAAAAGGAACTGTTGAATATTTAACAGTTCCTTTACTTACATATTTTCAATAGGTAGAATTATTTTAAAAATTGTTTGTTGATTGGGAATACTTTGGAGTTCTATCTTTCCATTGTGTAGTTTTAAAATAGTAGAAACTATAGATAATCCAAGTCCGTATCCCTGATTTTTGTTTTTATTTCTAGATTGTTCAACTTGATAAAATCTATCCCATATTTTAGACTGCTCACTTTTAGGAATACCAATTCCATTATCTTCAACTTCAATAATACAGCAATTTAAGTGACTATATGATTTCAATGAAATTTTTATTTTATCTTTAGTAAATTTAAATGCGTTAGTAAGCAGATTATATATAACTCTTTCTAATAAAAGTTGATTTCCATATATAAATACATTTGATTCAATATCAGAAGTTAGCAAGATATTCTTCTCTTGACTTAATTTAACAAAATCACTTTCAATATCTTCTATCATTTCTGAAATATTAAATTTTTCTTTAGGAACTCTTTCTTTTTCTTCTAGTTTTGTAAGTTCCATAATTTGTGTTAATAACTCTGTCATACGTTTAGATTGTCTATGTATAACAGCAAAAGATTCTCTTGCTTCTTCAACAGTTTCAACATGTTCAACACCATAAGAGCTTTCTGCCATAATAACAGAAATTGGTGTTCTAAGCTCGTGAGATACATCAGAACTAAATTGTTTTTCATGAAGATAACTATTTTCTAATGTATCTAACATAGAATTAAAACTCTTAGCCATTTTATGAATTTCATCTTTTCCATATCCAATATCAATTCTTTTAGAAAAATCTCTATTTTCTTTTATTTTCATAGCAGTACTAGAAATTTTTTCTACTGGCTTAAATCCATTTTTTATTATCTTATAACCACCATATATAATTAAAAATAGTAAAAATGGAGACATTACAGATAAAATAAATAAAATATATTTAAAGATATTTGCAATTTTAGTAACTGGAAAAACACCTCTTACCCAATTTCCATGTTCTCCTCTTAATTTCATATCATAATAGAAAAATTTATTATGCCTTTTTTGTTGAATATTTACTTTGTTGGGAGAAAATCTAGCATTGTCAAAGAATCCAGCTGGAGTTATTCCACCTAACTTACGACCTCTTGCGTCATATTTTAAGAAGAAAATTCCATCATCATAGCTTTCAAATTTACTAGGTCTAATTGCAATTTTATTTACAGATGTTATTAGTTCTTGTTGACTAACATTAGTTAATATGATATCTGAAATAAAAAATAGAGAAGTCAATATTGCAGCTAATAAAATTCCAATAAAAAAAGTATACCAAAGAGTAACTTTAGCAGTTATCGGAATTTGCTTTATAAATCGATCTTTAATCTTTAATAACATATCCTAATCCTCTCTTAGTCTGAATAATAGAAAGACTGTCTTCTGGAGAGATTTTTTTTCTGATATTTTTAATTAATACATCTATCAAATTTGATTCACCTTCATAGTCATAGTTCCACACATGATCTCTTATATTATCACGTGATAAGACTTTACCTTTATTTTGAAGAAGATATTCTAATATTTCATATTCCTTGCCAGTTAATTCTACTTCTTTATTATCAACTTTGACAGATTTATCAGTAGTGTTTAAAGTTACATTTTTAACACTTATTTCATTTGTAGTATTTCCATATTTTCTTCTAATGAGTGCTCTTATTCTAGCTAATAGCTCTTTAAAATCAAATGGTTTAACTAAATAATCATCTGCAGTATCTAGTCCTGTAACTATGTCATCAATATCATCTTTTGCAGTTAACATTAAAATAGGAACATTATTTTTTTCCATTCTAATAGTTTTTGCCACTTGATAACCATCTATTTTAGGTAACATAATATCTAAAATAATTAGATCATATATTGTACTTTTGAGGTAATAAAGTGCCTCTTCACCATCAAAGACACTATCTACACTATAACCATTTTTCTTTAAATATTTTGAAATTATGTTATTTAGGTCAATTTCGTCTTCTACAAGTAAAATTCTCACTTTATCACCTCTATAGTACTTATTTATTTTTATTGTAATTCTATGAAATTAGAATTTGTTTTTTTATATCTCATTTTATCATATAATATAGCAACTGTACCGACTGTTGTGTATAAGCAACTTTCTAAATTTTTAGCACTTTTTTTAGCACATTTTTTTAGTCTATGCTTACAATTATGAACTACTTCTTTTCCTCTTTCACGAATTTCATCTTTAGTATAATTTTTCAACTTAACCTCCTAAAAAATGATATTACCATTTATCACTGTGAACTCTTGAAGATATGATTTCACCAGTTTTAGCATTAACTTTAACACTATATTTTTGTGTTCCATCAGTGAATCTTACTTCATAGCATAATTTACCAAAGTCATGTTCTAATTCAGCTTTTCTAAGAACAACGTCTTTTTTGTCTCCAACTGCTATCTCTACAGCTTTTTGTAAAGTGATGCTTGGAGTAGAATCAAATTCTAAAAATTCTCTTTCATTTTCATATTTTAAAATAGCTCCAGTTTCTGCATCAATTTTGTATTCTTTTTCTTGATTTTTATTTAAAATCTCGATTTCGTAAACTAATCTTCCTCTTTCTCTATCTAATTCTATTTTTTTAACTTGCCAATCTGGATTTTGAGCTAAAACTGTTTTTATAGCAGCAGCTTCTCCGATTAATTGTTGTTGATTTTGTTGTGGAGGAGTTGCATTAGCGTAAACTTTTTCTCCTACAAAATTACTTCCTAATAACATAGCAGCAGCCATTAAACCTAACATTAAACCTTTTTTACCTTTCATATTTGTTCCTCCTTGTATTTCTTTATTTTTTCTTTGAATTAATAATAATACATAAAGATGAATATAAAATGAATCCAAAAAATATTTAATATATTTTTTAAAAAAATTAGACTAAAAAATTATAACCTTAAATTGAAATATTTAAGGTTAAGTGATAATCAGTTTACAGTTGTTATTTAATTAATTATACCATATTTTTATAAATAAAGTAAATTTATAGAACATTTATTTTATTATTTTTGACGTTATTTAACTGTAATATTAATATTGATGGTGGTATAATACATATATAATTCAAAATAATTATAAAAATATTCAGTAATATATCTAACTTAAAAGAATAACTTGTTAATAAATAACTAGTTCGGTTATTTAGTATATAAAAAGATGTAAGGAGAGATGTAAATGAAAAAAATTTTATTGGGTTTATTTTTGGTCGTATCGTCATTAGTATTTGCTAAGGATACTATCTTAGTTCAAGGTGCTATGGATATAGAAGTTGATTATTTAGTAAAATCACTTACAGATGCTAAAAAAGAGCAAATAGGGGCATGGACATTTTGGAAAGGAAAAATAGGGGAAAAAGATGTAGTAGTATCACAAACTGAAGTAGGGATCACAAATGGTGCTGCAGCAACTACAATAGGAATTATGAAATATAATCCTACTCTTATTATAAATCAAGGAACAGCAGGTGGGCATGATCCAAAATTACATGCTGGGGATATTGTTTTAGCAAAAGATATAATAAATATTGGAGCTTTTAGAACTGAATTTAAAGACTATGGAGTTCCTTCTGATCAAAAAGATTTTATCTTCTTTGATGTTGTACAAAGAATAAAAGATGCAAATGGAAATAAACTTGAAAACAAAACTTTTTCAAGTGACAGTAAAATGTTAGAAACAGCTATGAAAGTTCCTTATAAAAATGGAAAAGTAGTAGAGGGAACAATTGGTACTGCAGATCAATGGAATAGAGAATTAGAGAGAATAAAACTT from Fusobacterium hominis includes the following:
- a CDS encoding PepSY domain-containing protein, with amino-acid sequence MKGKKGLMLGLMAAAMLLGSNFVGEKVYANATPPQQNQQQLIGEAAAIKTVLAQNPDWQVKKIELDRERGRLVYEIEILNKNQEKEYKIDAETGAILKYENEREFLEFDSTPSITLQKAVEIAVGDKKDVVLRKAELEHDFGKLCYEVRFTDGTQKYSVKVNAKTGEIISSRVHSDKW
- a CDS encoding response regulator transcription factor — its product is MRILLVEDEIDLNNIISKYLKKNGYSVDSVFDGEEALYYLKSTIYDLIILDIMLPKIDGYQVAKTIRMEKNNVPILMLTAKDDIDDIVTGLDTADDYLVKPFDFKELLARIRALIRRKYGNTTNEISVKNVTLNTTDKSVKVDNKEVELTGKEYEILEYLLQNKGKVLSRDNIRDHVWNYDYEGESNLIDVLIKNIRKKISPEDSLSIIQTKRGLGYVIKD
- a CDS encoding HAMP domain-containing sensor histidine kinase — protein: MLLKIKDRFIKQIPITAKVTLWYTFFIGILLAAILTSLFFISDIILTNVSQQELITSVNKIAIRPSKFESYDDGIFFLKYDARGRKLGGITPAGFFDNARFSPNKVNIQQKRHNKFFYYDMKLRGEHGNWVRGVFPVTKIANIFKYILFILSVMSPFLLFLIIYGGYKIIKNGFKPVEKISSTAMKIKENRDFSKRIDIGYGKDEIHKMAKSFNSMLDTLENSYLHEKQFSSDVSHELRTPISVIMAESSYGVEHVETVEEARESFAVIHRQSKRMTELLTQIMELTKLEEKERVPKEKFNISEMIEDIESDFVKLSQEKNILLTSDIESNVFIYGNQLLLERVIYNLLTNAFKFTKDKIKISLKSYSHLNCCIIEVEDNGIGIPKSEQSKIWDRFYQVEQSRNKNKNQGYGLGLSIVSTILKLHNGKIELQSIPNQQTIFKIILPIENM
- a CDS encoding 5'-methylthioadenosine/S-adenosylhomocysteine nucleosidase; its protein translation is MKKILLGLFLVVSSLVFAKDTILVQGAMDIEVDYLVKSLTDAKKEQIGAWTFWKGKIGEKDVVVSQTEVGITNGAAATTIGIMKYNPTLIINQGTAGGHDPKLHAGDIVLAKDIINIGAFRTEFKDYGVPSDQKDFIFFDVVQRIKDANGNKLENKTFSSDSKMLETAMKVPYKNGKVVEGTIGTADQWNRELERIKLLHETYNTSAEEMETVAAAQVSKAFNIPFMGIRILSNSEHNREDFNPETATWCQEFTVDFIKSLK